The Schistocerca piceifrons isolate TAMUIC-IGC-003096 chromosome 5, iqSchPice1.1, whole genome shotgun sequence DNA segment TAGATCTGACTGACCCAtgagagagcgtcacggagatacAGAAGAAAGTGAACCCCTAcctgcaaagtttcaagaaccagatttaaatgacgaatctaagaatatactacaactccaaTAAGATTAGTCTGATGATGGCGCGCACTAAGGGATTTTAACAATCATCTCCTCGTGCTCCATACGTTGACGTAACAGGtataatgggaagtaccctctgccctGCCCTTCACAGTGGTGTCCAGAGTATGGGTGAAGATGTAGATATACGTGCCAAGTTTCGACAGTTACGGGACCTGTTACTTGGTCCCCAGGTAGCCCTCTGTTTCATGGTATTACAGTGATGTTAATGTCTATATCCATTCTCCATCCTTGACCATCAGTGTCACTGCTGAAGTCAGACAAATATTGCCTACTTGTTTGTCTAATGTcctccacctgcagagttctgagaaaattCCTGCTGGTTTATTTATTGCTAGTTcctaaaattctttttttttctttgcttaagAAAGGGTGCCTGTGATTCCAAaggctttatttttttaattttgtacgtATTCATGTGCTCCTTACCTCAGTTCTATCCTACAGGGGAATTTTCCTTTCTCCCTCTCCTTTGAAGTGTTCTGTGTGACACTCTTTGTGGAGGGAAGAAGGCGCAAACTACGCTATTAACAGAGGAATGGATACTTTCCTAATAATGTTTTGGATCACATCAATCTTCAATGATGTCAGATGTCCCAATTAACGCAAATTCATCGCGATTTCTGGAGCTGCTTACTGTTAGAGATAATCGCACTGGTTTCGGTGATATGCCATCAGTACTGCCGCAACTAACATTCTCATGTGGGTAATCGCAGCTGTTTTTATGAAGAGATAATTGTAactgaaaataatgaaagatgttgAAGTCTGACCGAATTTAACTAACGAAAGCCTACTTACAGCATTTCAAGAAttagtattaagtgaggaatctaggaataccgGTAAACGGCAGCCCTCTACAAACCGATCCCGTAAGGCCCGCGAAGACAATTATATTAAGTTCAGAGCGCAGCGGTTTGCAGAGAATGCATGTGGGTGTAGAAGTATATATGAGTCATGTTTTCGCAAGACCGTTACATTAGTTGTTCGTAGTCACACTCCACAATTCGGCAgagttattataatttttttatatcactaCTGCGTTAGCACGCAGCAAAAGGAGTTGTTTTCTTATAAATTGTAATTATAGACAAGATAAATATTAAACCCATATTCATCATCCCCCTTCTGCGTCGAATTTCATAGGAGTTGATGCTCGTAGCCACGAGCCTCAGCTATCATTATGAGAAGTGATCTGCGTTAAATCAGATATGCTATCAGCTATGTTTTTTTCATTATCTATCTTGTGATTTCATCGATCTATAATAACTCTCGACAGTCTGTTATCGATATGTGCGAGATTGCTGTTTGTGACATATGACTTTGtggtttgtgttgtgttgtgggtgTAGGAACGAGGAAGTGGaagtgtagaagaagaagaatcctTGTGTATTGAAGTGTTTATCGTGTAAATATTGCCTCAAATTTTAAAACAAGATGTCTTTTCTACGAGGCTCAACGAATTATGTCTGGTGCACAACAAATGTGTTGGGGAAAGGCGCAACTGGAGCTGTGTATCAAGGCGTACATAAAAATAATGGGGAGCCTGTTGCAGTGAAGACATTCAATCAGCTGAGTCAGATGAGACCACCTGATGTGCAGGTTAGGGAATTCGAAGTGCTAAAGAAAGTAAAACATGAAAACATCGTTAAACTCCTGGCAATAGAAGAAGATCAGGAGGGGAGGGGAAAAGTGATTGTTATGGAATTGTGTACAGGTGGCAGTCTCTTTAACATACTTGATGATCCGGAAAATACGTACGGATTACAAGAAGAAGAGTTTTTACTTGTACTGGAACATCTTACAGCTGGAATGAAACATCTTCGTGACAATAATCTCATTCATAGGGACCTGAAGCCAGGAAACATAATGAAGTTCATCACAGATGATGGGAGGACTGTATATAAACTGACCGACTTTGGTGCTGCACGAGAACTGGAAGAAGACCAACAGTTCATGTCCTTGTATGGAACAGAAGAGTATTTGCATCCTGATATGTACGAAAGGGCTGTTTTGCGAAAACCAGTTGGAAAGACTTTTGGTGCGACAGTGGACCTCTGGTCTATAGGTGTCACTTTGTACCACGTCGCTACAGGAAACTTACCGTTCCGTCCGTTTGGTGGCAGGAAAAACAAAGAGACAATGTATTACATAACAACTAAGAAGGCATCTGGAGTTATTTCTGGATGCCAGACATCAGAAAGTGGGCCTATTGAATGGAGCAGAGAGCTGCCAGACAGTTGTCAGCTAAGTAGAGGTTTGAAGAAAATTATAACCCCCCTCCTGGCAGGTCTTTTGGAAGTGGATGCACAACGTATATGGAGTTTTGATCGTTTCTTTTCTGAAGTCACAGGTATATTATCAAGGAAGTTAATTCACTTGTTTCATGTGAACCGGACACATTCTGTTAGAATTTATCTCCACCCAGAAGATACATATGACCAATTTCAGAGTTTAATAATGGAGCAGACTGAAGTTTCACCTGCAAGCCAGATTATCATCTTCCAAGAGAAGCATTTACTTTCTTATATTGAAACCTCTACTTTAGGAAGAGGTTATCCAAATACAAGAGATGATGATCCTATAATGCTGTTCAGCAGAGAGAACAACAATGTTACAGCTTATTATGATGTTGAATTACCAAAGTTTCCAACTTTTCCAAATTTAGTGTCTGTAGAAAATGATGCCAGCCTGGCTAAAAGTGCTTGTAGTGTTGGGCATGCTTTCAAAAGGCGCATAGAAAGGCTTCATCGCTCTTGTAAACTGACACATATGTGTGCAGAACAGTTCTCGGCTGTGGTTTGCCAATCACTTGACAATGTTTGTTCACAGGTGGAAAGGGCACAAGAAGTGACTCGACACATTTTAAACACTGTCTCTACAGCAGACCGTGCACAGCATTCTGTGAAGGTACTGCTTCAGATGATGGGGAAGTCAATGGATGATGCTGTGACAGACTGGCAGCTGGAATCATCAGCAGTGACCCGAGAGCTGCAGTCAGGGCTGGCACCAGCAGCAACACAGCTTCGCCGGCGCTGTGTGGCTGATGGTGCCCTGCGGCGTGAGTGGACTAGTGCAGCTGGTGCCCCACCCTCTCCTGGAGCACCAGCTAGGGCAGCAACACTTGTATCGCGTTTACGAGATTCATGGCAGCATCTCCTTCGAGACAGAGCAGCACGCAATCTTACTTATAATGAAGAGCAGTTCCATGCCCTAGAGAGAGTAAAAGTAGCTGAGGCTGCAAAACGTCTGAGGTACCTATTGGAAAAGGAAGTGTCTCCTGTGCATGCTCACATAGCAGATTGTCTTGCTGATTGGTACAAGATGGCACAAACAGTATTTCTGCAAGCAGAAATTCTTGCCAAAGATGTTGCTTGTTATAGCAGTCGCCTGGATACGTTTGCTACGCGGCTGCATGATGAGGATACTTCATTCCACTCTCGATTGCAAGAAATTATTGAGCAAGGGAAGGACATACCTTATCAGGTAGTGCACTgtgctttctgtttttattttcagtattttgaatttacgggtcgacagaagcgtccgatcccatgcgtcggctttgacccgtgacgtaagggtgttgttgtttgtgacgtcatgacggcgcggagtttggtttgagtgtggctgtctccagttctattttatttacttttctgatttgttcgttctatctcgtgagatttttttttttaatttaaaaacacttattacttattttaattatctgtttcctccaatttctgttttagtttattaaatttatctttctgatctgtttgttctatcccgtgagattttttttttttttaaaagacaaaaaacactaatcagctactgaagcatctttatcttctatgggttgcaggggttacgacccctggggaggtgggtgggtattcatgcatggttgtcttcacttacacgttgtagctatgcaaggtgtctaaatttgtttatatttcgttTGCCCcacccacccaaaacaccccatttcccgcgcttgtcccgttagtgtcattaggcttcttgtggaaagtgtgtgtgtttgtttttgtttccgccatatttgtgacgtcatgggtcaaagcagacgggcgggatcggacccTTCCGTATTTCCGAATTTACTATTGGTTATGTTCTGCATTATTGCGTAGGCCTATGGCCATAAATGTGTATATTTTTATGAATGTGTTGCATTAGATTTACACATGTCTGCACTTCTGTAATAAAACAAAATCGTTTCCAGTTTGTAGTTGTCTCATAGGCTACTAATTTTGTGCTGACAGGCCGCATCCTGTGGTTTCCTTATTATTGATTTGTTGTGTTGGGCTAGAATGTGATAATGACAACTTGCAcaaccccccttccccctcctgttATTCTGTTTGTGATGATAGATTGATCTATAGTATTGCTTGCGTTGTAGGTTAATATTTGGTGACAAGGTGTATATACTTTTAAATGTAATTCATTTGGcctctgtggaaggtacattagtgtacttgttcttattttgtaaatatttattgtgtattcttgttttctgacatgttcctcATTCCAGAGGATCTCCTCATTATGGATCAATAGGAACAAAAAGTACATCTTATCTAAGGTGACATCTCCGTCGTTAGTTGGCAAAGCAAACAAAtgtgaaatgaaatattttgataacaGATTGATCTGTAGTACATAGTCTAATGCCGACATTCAAACTCTGTGTAACaaattcttaaaaataaaacattagaggttgttgttgttgtggtcttcagtcctgagactggtttgatgcagccctccatgctactctatcctgtgcaagcttcttcatcttccagtacctactgcaacctacatccttctgaatctgcttagtgtattcatctcttggtctccctttacgatttttaccctccatgctgccctccaatgctaaatttgtgagcccttgatgcctcaaaacatgtcctaccaaccgatcccttcttctagtcaaactgtgccacaaacttctcttctccccaatcctattcaatacctcctcattagttacgtgatctacccaccttatcttcagcattcttctgtagcaccacatttcgaaagcttctattctcttcttgtccaaactagttattgtccatgtttcacttccatacatggctacactccatacaaatactttcagaaacgacttcctgacacttaaatctatattcgatgttaacaaatttctcttcttcagaaacgatttccttgccattgccagtctacattttatatcctctctacttcgaccatcatcagttattttactccccaaatagcaaaactcctttactactttaagtgtctcatttcctaatctaattccctcagcatcacccgatttaatttgactacattccattatcctcgttttgcttttgttgatgttcatcttatatcctcctttcaagacactgtccattccgttcaactgctcttccaagtcctttgctgtctgtgtcagaattacaatgtcatcggcgaacctcaaagtttttatttcttctccatggattttaatacctactccaaatttttcttttgtttcctttactgcttgctcaatatacagattgaataacatcggggagaggctacaaccctgtctcactcctttcccaaccactgcttccctttcatgcccctcgactcttataactgccatctgatttctgtacaaattgtaaatagcctttcgctccctgtattttatacctgccaccttcagaatttgaaagagagtattccacttaacattgtcaaaagctttctctaagtctacaaatgctagaaacataggtttgccttttcttaatctttcttctaaggtaagtcgtacagaaggcagattcaaatggatgtgggttgtggTAGTCATGAAGAGGCTTCCACGGAATAGGATAATAcgatgagctgcatcaaaccagtcttcaggttAAAGACAAGAACTGGTCAAAGTTTTATTGTAACGTAGAAACAGTTGGTAGACGTTGCTTATCTTGGATAAAGAGGAATATTCAGTACTAGTCATTGGCTTTGACAAGTGACATAGGAAACATGCTCAAATGTCATAAACACCATGGTAACTATAATGTCATATAAATGGCAATTTTTTCAAAAGGGCTAAGTTACTGACCAGTCTGTCACCACAGCCAGGTTTTTTGCTGTCACATTCTTTGGCTTCACCTACTCGCAACCAAACTGTTCACCTTCTAACCTAATCTGTACTAGATTAGatttttttgctttcacattcattAGTTCTACTACCTCACAATCAAACTGTCACCTTCAAACCTAACACATACTTCAGACTAAGCTGCAGATCAGTGTGTCACAACCACCACATTCAACTCTGTTTTCATATTATTTGGCTTTGCAAACTAACAACCAAACTGTCAAAATATGCATCAAAATGACAtcacagcagccattaacattatGTCACTGATCAAAGTCGATGATCAGTACATAATATTCCTCTCGACCCCTTATCTCATAAAGGTAAAACTAGATACATGATTAAAGGCAGAGGCTATATTCTTGTACTATATTTTATATTGTGCCATTGGTCAGTTGTAGCCATGTGGCCATTTTCGAACTATCATGTATATATGATGGGACTTGATACATTGGCAATCAAAACAGTCCACGTGTTCGTTTTCAGTTCATCTCTTCCAGCAGGTTGTGAGCAAACACTTAGGTCGAAACATCGTTATCCACCCATTCCACATAGCTCAGAATACTTTGTGAAATCAAATGTACTAATCTGCATGCATGTGAGTCAGTTTTTACAACACCACTGGTATGCTTGATTCCACAGGGGGTGTGTCATGCCGTGTCCAGTTGTGCTGCAGCAGATGCACACTTGAAGTTTTTTGGTCCCATGTAAGATAACAATGTATCATGTTCAATCATATGTGCATGATATCTTGAAAATGATCAAGTGGTTGAAATAGGCCACtagcagaaaataaaatataatacagaAGTACAGACTTTGCAGAACAAAGTGTTCCTTTAATCTGTTTATAAGATCTGTGGACCCCCGCATCAAGAAAATTATTAGTTGCATAATATGATCAGTATGGTGTTTGCTGTACATACCACTGAACCAACACCTGTTAGTAGccattgtattttgttgttttaaatcCCAACCAAATTACAAGGAAGCTGCCAGTAGTATGTTTCAGTTGAATATTCATTACACTTTATAATTATACCTATTCAGTTAGGAACCCTCTCCACAGCTTGGAAGAGGTTACACCGAGGAACTTTTGTGCTATTACACAGATTGTATTGAAGCTCTAAAAAGAAGCTGTGTTCCATTGTAACATCTTTTGCCATTAAATCTCAGTACTTTATGAGGCTTCAGGTGGATTATGTCGTGGTTAAACATCTTTGTTACTTTATTCTCCCAAACATTGTTTTCTTTTGATTATaacaaacaaacaatggaaaacccaagaTGGAATGATGACTTTTCTCTGAAAAGGatagaaggccttttggccgaaagcttacttgttcagCAGTCTTTCTTTCGTGCCTGTCTGcgattcaacatctccactatatttttcaattcaataaactgtACCAACAGCCATGCACtttaagacattttattttatttctaaagcaaccagttttggcaaatcattttgccatcttcaggccccataaacTTTTTTCAAATAAAcgagcttatcgtatagcgccataaagcTGGATATCGTGAATCCCAATTGTTGTGCAGCTGATTCATATGAAAGCGCGAGTTTGAAAATCAATGGCAAAAGAGCTCCTGGAAGAAGACGTATATCTTGGTTTGACAACCTTAGATGCTGGTTAGCTGTGTCTTCAGCAGAACTATTCCGTGTTGCTATCaacaagaaaagaataataatCATGACCACCAACATCTGAACCGGATAGGCaccaaaagaagaagaatgtaggagaacTGTTGTTGATGTGGATTAACCATGTTAACAAACTTAAGGCTCTTTTAAAAGCAGAAGTTCTCATGGGGCTGATAACTTTTCAACCAAAACATTAAAAGCATTTTGTTCTCATATAGTTATTGCACTCTGACAAGCTGTCTTCCTAGGCAGACTAAACATCTAAGTATGCCATTTTAGACCCATCTTTAAGAGAGGAATAGGACAGGTATTAATAACTGTAGGCTGTTTCATTGTTCTCTTGCTTCTCAAAAGTCTCGGTAGTTTAGAATGTTCAGGATATctacagatagtttttttttaaagaaactatgCAAACTTTAGTATACTTTGGAATGAAAGACTAGAAGTTTATGACTTTTGAGATACAATAGGTGGTTCAGCTTCATATTTAACTGCCAGGAAGCAAAGGGTATTTTAGATAGCTCATGCAGATTTAATGTTGACTCTTCTTCTCAGCCAAGAGAAGCTAACACAGCTGTTCCACAAGGTTACAGGATTCAATTCTGTAACTACTCCCTTTTCTGACTCTTGTAAGTGACCTTCCACAGTACTCTGATAAAGCAGAAATAATGTTTTTCACTGATAATACAAGCGTCATAATAAAAGTTGAATAGAGCTGCAGCGAGAGTAGTAATAAATGGACTGTCAGTTCTTAAAAGGAACAAATTATTCAGTCCTTTTCAAGGCAAGATAAATCGTTTATAACAATACAGAATGTGGGAAAGGATATATGTAAAACTGACTGTTCAAAATTCTAGTATGTGCATATTGATCAGCAATGAATTGAGAATTACATGGTATAGATCTCGTAAAATGTTGGGAGTTCAGCAATGTTTGCTCTTCACATGATTGATGATTATAGTGAAGAAAGCATTAGAAAATTAGCTTACTTTTTATGCTCCCATTCAATGATATCACATGGAATAATTATCTTACCCAGTTCCACTTATAGACACAAAGTATCCATTACACACAAATGTTCAGTAAGGATAGTGTCTCATGGCTGTCTTCAAACTTCCTGTaggaaacaatttaaaaaataggCATACTTATAACAGCCTCACAATGCATTTATTCTCTTGTGTAGTTTGTTGTGacagatgatgatggtggtggtggtggttagtgtttaacgtcccgtcgacaacgaggtcattagagacggagcgcaagctcgggttagggaaggattgggaaggaaatctgccgtgcccttttttaaaggaaccatcccggcatttgtctgaaatgatttagggaaatcacggaaaacctaaatcaggatggctggagacgggattgaaccgtcgtcctcccgaatgcgagtccagtgtgctaaccactgcgccacctcgctcggttttgtgaCAGATGAGGTACAATTTGAAACTAGTAGTAGTATTCATAAGTACAACACAAAAATAGCCTCCAGTATCCACTACTTAACATTACTCTTGCAAagaaaggagcaaagcaagcagctATAAAATATTTGTCCCCCTCCCTTGTGAATTAAAGTTGCTGGCAGATAAGgaatgttttaaaaacaaattaaaagcatTTGTGCTTAACAGCATCATCCAGACTATTGATGAATTTCTGAATAGGCATGTGGTTGGGTTACACTCATCAAGTTTTGTTGTACTTTAAGGGTGAGAAAATCCATTTTTGTAAATGGCCAGGATGT contains these protein-coding regions:
- the LOC124798016 gene encoding serine/threonine-protein kinase TBK1, translating into MSFLRGSTNYVWCTTNVLGKGATGAVYQGVHKNNGEPVAVKTFNQLSQMRPPDVQVREFEVLKKVKHENIVKLLAIEEDQEGRGKVIVMELCTGGSLFNILDDPENTYGLQEEEFLLVLEHLTAGMKHLRDNNLIHRDLKPGNIMKFITDDGRTVYKLTDFGAARELEEDQQFMSLYGTEEYLHPDMYERAVLRKPVGKTFGATVDLWSIGVTLYHVATGNLPFRPFGGRKNKETMYYITTKKASGVISGCQTSESGPIEWSRELPDSCQLSRGLKKIITPLLAGLLEVDAQRIWSFDRFFSEVTGILSRKLIHLFHVNRTHSVRIYLHPEDTYDQFQSLIMEQTEVSPASQIIIFQEKHLLSYIETSTLGRGYPNTRDDDPIMLFSRENNNVTAYYDVELPKFPTFPNLVSVENDASLAKSACSVGHAFKRRIERLHRSCKLTHMCAEQFSAVVCQSLDNVCSQVERAQEVTRHILNTVSTADRAQHSVKVLLQMMGKSMDDAVTDWQLESSAVTRELQSGLAPAATQLRRRCVADGALRREWTSAAGAPPSPGAPARAATLVSRLRDSWQHLLRDRAARNLTYNEEQFHALERVKVAEAAKRLRYLLEKEVSPVHAHIADCLADWYKMAQTVFLQAEILAKDVACYSSRLDTFATRLHDEDTSFHSRLQEIIEQGKDIPYQMERRHRSSSGRYAVLRSSLKDALAIQDEVAQILTENADLVKQFQQLIVSNGKDGDILLS